Proteins encoded by one window of Lutibacter sp. A64:
- a CDS encoding hybrid sensor histidine kinase/response regulator transcription factor, with the protein MLFGYSQEINNFKFIDIKEGITKRAVSAIKQDSEGFIWFGTNGAGLYRYDGINYKLYEYQWDQLNSLNSSLINSIFEDSTGKLWICTDEGLNLYNKEFDNFVRINLNSSLPAAENYTIQIKTVEELNEDELIVGTYGYGSLFKVNKSTFRSEIIPFNEELSDSFLINSILKVSKNKFYIGSSNGLYLFDFENKEKIIHNKIISEVSIETLFKDSTNNLWIGTRNEGLYKISLSSSKKEVFNYKFTNKRILSIIEYDNHIICGIENEGLVIVNKQGEVIYQYLHNNMDKNSLKSNSVWSLLVDNEQRIWIGFYNRGVAVVDNLYNKFNSIQNITNDPNSLQGISVTGIQEDKKNRLWIATDGGGVDIYDKERNTFFHINSKENSGFGKILSNDVTAIYIDKKERIWLGSWTSGLTKFNFKTKEFSNFSVKNSNIKSNRVLSIDEDSKGVIWIGTFLKGLHFLKVKNNEIIHCNTKEFLKYDINNADIRKVFVDNEDIVWLGTTNGLFQVKQVNNNKLKVISFRDKMSVKLRNHSSTHRILSITQSKDGLIWIGTDGGGLFSYNKDSKEFIWYNEIEGFKEMYVSSIVESNNGIIWVAGTGGITKLDRANNTAFNYTKDDGLLVNDFNYNAVLKSRTGELFFGGYLGVNYFHPDKMKKNKIEPKLFFTDFKLFNKSVSPSKKGSLLSKSISSTKNITLKYSQSVFTIDYIGLNYTRPEKHQYAYFMEGVDPEWNYVGNNKSATYTNLSAGEYVFNVKARNNDGVWTKKPLKLNIKVLPPWYLTNWAYVVYLVLFVGLIFAINWILQQRFKEKQAVKFERDKRIQEEKLNNKKLQFFTNISHEFRTPLTLILNPLQDLLKDKKIEFSEEANEKLNIIQKNAERLNRLINELMDFRKLKSNKIQLKPEKVNIISFVNEVVSCFKEEAAHRKIELVFESKSENFQSYIDKQMIEKVLFNIISNAFKVTPDKGKIIVLTKKIEKPKYLELVNPNKNVEAFEIIVKDTGKGLSKKELTKIFERFYQVNKLNKGYYGSTGIGLEVVKDFIELHKGEIEVNSKVNKGTQFRVILPIINKNPKFIDEEAEIDEKLSDVILNFDTTLHPEIQQPESIDKKTYTLLIIEDNTELRNYLRSVLEKSYKVVTASNGKIGLEKALKKLPDVILTDVVMPEMDGVELCKAIKTNLKTSHIPLLMLSAKSMVEDKVKGLDSGADAYISKPFSMEILKSTLSQLISSRQIIFNKFYTGVSNKTKENTTTLDNQFIQKALKYIELHLADPNLTAESLAEEMFLSRSQLYRKLKTLTGTSVNEFIRNVRLEKAKQLIQSKQFTVSDIVYKVGFASPSYFTKCFKKRFGKLPTEVK; encoded by the coding sequence ATGCTTTTTGGTTATTCTCAAGAAATTAATAATTTCAAATTTATTGATATAAAAGAAGGTATTACAAAACGTGCCGTTTCAGCAATAAAACAAGATTCAGAAGGTTTTATTTGGTTTGGAACAAATGGTGCAGGGTTATACAGGTATGACGGAATTAATTATAAATTATACGAGTACCAATGGGATCAGTTAAATTCTTTAAATAGTAGTTTAATAAATTCAATATTTGAAGATAGTACAGGGAAATTATGGATATGTACAGATGAAGGCTTGAATTTGTATAACAAAGAGTTTGATAATTTTGTACGAATAAATTTAAATAGTAGTTTACCTGCAGCAGAGAATTATACAATTCAGATTAAAACAGTTGAAGAGTTAAATGAAGATGAACTTATAGTTGGCACCTATGGTTATGGCTCTTTATTTAAAGTAAATAAATCTACTTTTAGATCAGAGATTATTCCTTTTAATGAAGAATTATCCGATAGTTTTTTGATCAATTCAATATTAAAAGTTTCCAAAAATAAATTTTACATAGGATCATCAAACGGATTGTATCTTTTTGATTTTGAAAACAAGGAAAAAATTATTCACAACAAAATTATTTCAGAGGTTTCAATTGAGACACTTTTTAAAGATTCAACAAATAATTTATGGATTGGAACAAGAAATGAAGGTCTATACAAAATATCGTTAAGTTCATCAAAAAAGGAAGTTTTCAATTATAAATTTACAAACAAAAGAATATTATCGATTATAGAGTATGATAACCATATAATTTGTGGAATAGAAAATGAAGGACTTGTTATTGTAAATAAGCAAGGAGAAGTTATTTATCAATACTTGCATAATAATATGGATAAGAATAGTTTAAAATCAAATTCAGTATGGTCTTTATTAGTTGATAATGAGCAGAGGATTTGGATTGGTTTTTATAATAGAGGTGTTGCTGTTGTTGATAATTTATATAATAAGTTTAATTCAATTCAAAATATAACAAACGATCCAAACTCATTACAAGGAATTTCAGTTACAGGAATTCAAGAAGATAAAAAAAATAGACTTTGGATAGCAACAGATGGAGGAGGGGTTGATATATATGACAAAGAAAGAAATACGTTTTTTCATATAAATAGCAAAGAGAATTCTGGATTTGGGAAAATTTTGAGTAATGATGTAACAGCAATTTATATAGATAAAAAAGAACGAATTTGGTTAGGGAGTTGGACTAGTGGATTAACCAAATTTAATTTTAAAACCAAAGAGTTTTCAAATTTTTCTGTTAAAAATAGTAACATAAAATCGAATAGGGTTTTAAGTATAGATGAAGATTCTAAAGGGGTTATATGGATTGGTACATTTTTAAAAGGGCTTCATTTTCTTAAAGTAAAAAATAATGAAATTATTCATTGTAATACAAAAGAATTTTTAAAATATGATATTAACAATGCAGATATAAGAAAAGTATTTGTAGACAACGAGGACATTGTTTGGTTAGGAACAACAAATGGATTATTTCAAGTAAAACAAGTTAACAACAATAAACTAAAAGTTATTTCATTTAGAGATAAAATGTCTGTTAAATTAAGAAACCATTCAAGTACACACAGAATACTCTCAATAACGCAATCTAAAGATGGGTTAATTTGGATAGGAACTGATGGAGGAGGATTGTTTAGTTATAATAAAGATTCTAAAGAATTTATTTGGTATAATGAAATTGAGGGTTTTAAGGAAATGTACGTAAGCTCTATTGTTGAAAGTAATAATGGTATTATTTGGGTTGCAGGAACAGGAGGAATTACAAAATTAGATAGAGCAAACAATACAGCATTTAATTATACCAAAGATGATGGGTTGTTGGTAAATGATTTTAATTACAATGCTGTTTTAAAAAGTAGAACTGGCGAATTATTTTTTGGAGGTTATTTAGGCGTAAATTATTTTCATCCTGATAAAATGAAAAAGAATAAGATAGAACCAAAATTGTTTTTTACGGATTTCAAATTGTTTAACAAATCTGTTAGTCCTTCTAAAAAAGGTTCGTTACTTTCAAAATCAATTTCTAGCACAAAAAATATCACATTAAAATATAGTCAGTCAGTTTTTACTATTGATTATATAGGTTTGAATTATACAAGACCAGAAAAGCACCAATACGCCTATTTTATGGAGGGTGTTGATCCAGAATGGAATTATGTTGGAAACAATAAAAGTGCAACATATACTAATTTATCAGCAGGAGAGTATGTGTTTAATGTAAAGGCAAGAAATAATGATGGAGTTTGGACAAAAAAACCATTAAAACTAAATATTAAAGTGTTGCCACCTTGGTATTTAACTAATTGGGCGTATGTTGTATATTTAGTATTATTTGTTGGGTTAATTTTTGCCATAAATTGGATTTTACAACAAAGATTTAAAGAGAAACAAGCCGTAAAATTTGAACGAGATAAACGTATTCAAGAAGAAAAACTAAACAATAAAAAGTTACAATTTTTTACTAATATTTCACATGAATTTAGAACACCATTAACGTTAATATTAAATCCATTACAGGATTTGTTAAAAGATAAAAAAATAGAATTTTCAGAGGAAGCAAATGAAAAGTTAAACATCATTCAGAAAAATGCAGAAAGATTAAACAGATTAATTAATGAGTTAATGGATTTTAGAAAATTAAAATCGAATAAAATTCAGTTAAAACCCGAAAAAGTAAATATTATTTCTTTTGTAAATGAAGTAGTTAGTTGCTTTAAAGAAGAGGCAGCTCATAGAAAAATTGAGTTGGTTTTTGAATCTAAAAGTGAAAACTTTCAATCATATATAGATAAACAAATGATTGAAAAAGTATTATTCAATATTATATCAAATGCTTTTAAAGTAACACCTGATAAAGGTAAAATTATAGTTTTAACCAAAAAAATAGAAAAACCTAAGTATTTAGAATTAGTGAATCCTAATAAAAATGTAGAAGCATTTGAAATTATTGTTAAAGACACAGGAAAGGGACTTTCAAAAAAAGAGTTAACAAAAATTTTCGAGCGTTTTTATCAAGTAAATAAATTAAATAAAGGCTATTATGGGAGCACAGGAATAGGGTTAGAAGTTGTAAAAGATTTTATAGAATTACACAAAGGTGAAATTGAAGTAAATAGTAAGGTAAATAAAGGCACACAGTTTAGAGTAATACTTCCAATAATTAATAAAAATCCAAAATTTATAGATGAAGAAGCAGAAATTGACGAAAAACTATCAGATGTTATTCTAAACTTTGACACCACTTTACACCCTGAAATTCAGCAGCCAGAGAGTATTGATAAAAAAACATACACTTTATTAATTATAGAAGACAATACCGAATTAAGAAATTATTTAAGGTCTGTATTAGAAAAATCATACAAAGTTGTTACTGCATCAAATGGAAAAATAGGGTTGGAAAAAGCTTTAAAAAAATTACCAGATGTTATTTTAACAGATGTAGTAATGCCAGAAATGGATGGTGTTGAGTTATGTAAAGCCATAAAAACCAATTTAAAAACAAGCCATATTCCATTATTAATGTTGTCGGCAAAATCTATGGTTGAAGATAAGGTAAAAGGATTAGATTCTGGTGCCGATGCATATATCAGCAAGCCTTTTAGTATGGAGATTCTAAAATCTACTTTATCACAATTAATATCTAGTAGACAAATTATTTTTAATAAGTTTTATACGGGAGTTTCAAACAAAACAAAAGAAAACACTACAACTTTAGATAATCAATTTATACAAAAAGCATTAAAGTATATAGAATTACATTTAGCAGACCCTAATTTAACAGCAGAATCATTAGCCGAAGAAATGTTCTTAAGTAGAAGTCAATTATATAGAAAACTAAAAACATTAACAGGTACATCAGTAAATGAATTTATTAGAAATGTTAGATTAGAAAAAGCAAAACAATTAATACAAAGCAAACAATTTACAGTTAGTGATATTGTATATAAAGTTGGTTTTGCTTCACCATCATACTTCACTAAATGTTTTAAAAAACGTTTTGGAAAATTACCTACAGAAGTTAAATAA
- a CDS encoding BNR repeat-containing protein yields MKLTLHTIIFTTLLGVFIMFNTLAQVKVINESISNVDESALNFDGKYSSAINGRTFQKDALISHKGYQYVVYYNSERRVCISRRSLPNGEWKTIRFMDYHFKSSDSHNAISMGICPNDGTIHVAFDHHVDTLHYRVSIKGLANNPKTMKWDASSFGPILPELEKGKPFKLTYPKFWQTPEGNLQFNYRVRGSGNGDRMLVDYNAAIGKWENTRQIDSAEGIFKDALGVSDSRCSYPNGYDYDNEGTLHATWVWRENSQGANHDLVYVYSKDKGNTWKNNVGKSLKEIPQVNSEGIVVAPIRRELGLMNDHGQAIDSKNRIHVVMYHSTEKTIKDSGSVLGASRWGPGEARRYHHYWRDVNGQWQHFEMDLKVGNRPKVFVDNQDNLIMIYAGSNNLVIENNDQDNRDLIIAVATAKNNWKDWHIQHTVKGPYMNDMLGDFYRWKEESVLSVILQDVPNGNKESSTLKVVDLIFK; encoded by the coding sequence ATGAAGTTAACATTACATACTATAATTTTTACAACCCTATTAGGCGTATTTATAATGTTTAATACCTTAGCACAAGTCAAAGTAATTAACGAAAGCATTAGTAATGTTGATGAAAGTGCACTTAATTTTGACGGAAAGTATTCTAGTGCTATAAATGGAAGAACATTTCAAAAAGATGCATTAATTTCCCATAAAGGGTATCAGTACGTTGTTTATTACAATAGTGAACGTCGTGTTTGTATTAGTCGTAGGTCACTGCCAAATGGTGAATGGAAAACCATTCGTTTTATGGACTATCATTTTAAAAGTAGCGATTCGCATAATGCAATATCAATGGGGATTTGCCCAAATGATGGTACCATACATGTAGCATTTGACCATCATGTAGATACGCTTCATTATAGAGTGTCTATAAAAGGCTTAGCAAATAATCCTAAAACTATGAAATGGGATGCGAGTTCATTTGGTCCAATTTTACCTGAGCTAGAGAAAGGAAAACCTTTTAAATTAACGTATCCAAAATTTTGGCAAACACCAGAAGGGAATCTTCAATTCAACTATCGTGTTCGCGGTTCAGGAAATGGAGATAGAATGTTGGTAGATTATAATGCTGCTATTGGAAAATGGGAAAACACACGCCAAATTGATAGTGCTGAGGGTATTTTTAAAGACGCTTTAGGTGTAAGTGATTCAAGATGTTCTTATCCCAATGGTTACGATTATGACAACGAAGGAACATTGCATGCAACTTGGGTTTGGAGAGAGAATAGTCAAGGTGCAAATCACGATTTAGTGTATGTATATAGTAAAGATAAAGGAAATACATGGAAAAATAATGTAGGAAAATCTTTAAAGGAAATTCCTCAGGTTAATTCAGAAGGAATTGTTGTAGCTCCTATTCGTAGAGAGTTGGGGTTAATGAATGATCACGGGCAAGCAATTGATTCTAAAAATCGTATACATGTTGTAATGTACCATAGTACTGAGAAAACTATTAAAGACTCAGGTAGTGTTTTAGGTGCATCACGCTGGGGGCCAGGAGAGGCAAGGCGTTATCACCACTACTGGAGAGACGTTAATGGACAGTGGCAACATTTTGAAATGGATCTTAAGGTAGGAAACCGACCAAAAGTATTTGTTGATAACCAAGATAATTTAATTATGATTTATGCAGGTAGTAATAATTTAGTTATTGAAAATAATGATCAAGATAATAGAGATTTAATAATTGCAGTGGCTACAGCTAAAAATAATTGGAAAGATTGGCATATTCAACATACAGTAAAAGGACCTTATATGAATGATATGTTAGGTGATTTTTATCGTTGGAAAGAGGAAAGTGTTTTATCTGTTATACTTCAAGATGTTCCAAATGGGAACAAAGAATCGAGTACTTTAAAAGTAGTAGATTTAATTTTCAAATAA
- a CDS encoding alkaline phosphatase family protein encodes MKDAAETAIAEGAENLKYFAENGVLVQDAYSNSPVGRVKLPDGSEPWGGASLPNIGMHTGTHVFETQDLDDIFLSAKLKGIKSVYVGGHTLYDVFITANFHYAEIMPDTKVVDLAIKQIKEDGARLVRLHLQEIRSSWKGSQGKTNPDSKYIKAILNADAELGKLVTFLKNEGLWETSFFIISADHGMGTLKKSNHLSEQLSSWQIYMNFYGPSVKKRSKNPLC; translated from the coding sequence ATGAAAGATGCTGCTGAGACGGCTATTGCGGAGGGAGCTGAGAACTTAAAATATTTTGCTGAAAATGGAGTTTTGGTACAAGACGCCTATTCTAATAGTCCGGTAGGTAGAGTAAAATTACCAGATGGAAGTGAGCCTTGGGGAGGTGCATCTCTACCCAATATTGGCATGCACACAGGAACGCATGTTTTTGAAACACAAGATTTAGATGATATTTTTTTATCAGCAAAACTAAAAGGAATTAAATCGGTTTATGTTGGAGGGCATACCTTGTATGATGTTTTTATAACTGCAAATTTTCATTATGCAGAGATAATGCCCGACACTAAAGTAGTTGACTTAGCCATAAAACAAATCAAGGAAGATGGTGCAAGATTAGTGCGTTTGCATTTACAAGAAATTAGAAGTTCTTGGAAAGGTTCACAAGGAAAAACAAATCCAGATTCTAAATATATTAAAGCAATTTTAAATGCTGATGCTGAATTAGGAAAGCTTGTTACATTTTTGAAAAATGAAGGTTTATGGGAAACCTCATTTTTTATTATATCAGCAGATCACGGTATGGGAACTTTAAAAAAGAGTAATCACCTTTCAGAACAATTATCTTCTTGGCAGATTTATATGAATTTTTATGGACCAAGTGTAAAAAAAAGGAGCAAAAATCCCTTATGCTGA
- a CDS encoding sulfatase codes for MNVLFIAIDDLRPELNIYGAKHIKSPNLDKLASESLVFNRAYCNVPVCGASRASLLTSILPTKTRFIDYRAKAEEDVPNAKTLPGLFKEAGYTSISNGKIFHYNKDVQEASWSENPWMPKGGHRVSYDPKTNGVIMKSGNGRVYEAPEVDDSAYPDYKIAQKTIKDLRRFKESGESFFMACGFFRPHMPFYAPKKYWDLYERDSIEIADNRHLPENAPKSLRGSGEFKSYSFGDYKPNTVEFHKMMRHGYYACVSYVDQLVGEVLNELETLGLAKNTIVVVWGDHGWHLGEHEFWGKHNTLHNALQVPLVVKVPGKSTGKHTEALVESVDIYPTLCDLANIPVPNYIMGKSFKATLDNPEKSFRAYTYARFKKADAIVTDDFTYSLFENGEEMLYNRKHDPAENKNMVADVKYKEVLKEMRNALKRKQEKANKYK; via the coding sequence ATGAATGTTTTGTTCATTGCTATAGATGATTTACGTCCAGAGTTAAATATTTATGGGGCAAAACATATAAAATCTCCAAATTTAGATAAACTAGCTAGTGAAAGTTTGGTCTTTAATAGAGCCTATTGCAATGTACCTGTTTGTGGTGCTTCAAGAGCCAGTTTACTAACCAGTATTCTACCAACAAAAACACGTTTTATAGATTATAGAGCAAAAGCAGAAGAAGATGTTCCAAATGCAAAAACATTACCAGGTCTTTTTAAAGAAGCTGGTTATACAAGTATTTCTAATGGAAAAATTTTTCATTATAATAAAGATGTTCAAGAAGCAAGTTGGAGCGAAAACCCTTGGATGCCAAAAGGAGGACATAGAGTAAGTTATGACCCTAAAACTAACGGCGTGATTATGAAATCTGGAAATGGACGTGTTTATGAAGCTCCAGAAGTTGATGATAGTGCTTATCCAGATTATAAAATCGCACAAAAAACGATCAAAGATTTACGCCGTTTTAAAGAATCAGGAGAATCATTTTTTATGGCTTGCGGATTTTTTAGACCTCATATGCCTTTTTATGCACCTAAAAAATACTGGGATTTATATGAACGAGATTCAATAGAGATTGCAGATAATCGTCATTTGCCTGAAAATGCTCCAAAATCTTTAAGAGGTAGTGGAGAATTTAAGAGCTATAGCTTTGGTGATTATAAACCCAATACTGTAGAATTTCACAAAATGATGCGCCATGGATATTATGCTTGCGTTAGTTATGTAGATCAGTTAGTTGGTGAAGTTTTAAATGAGCTTGAAACACTTGGATTGGCAAAAAATACAATTGTAGTAGTTTGGGGAGATCATGGTTGGCATTTGGGAGAGCATGAGTTTTGGGGAAAACACAATACTTTACATAACGCTTTACAGGTACCTTTAGTGGTAAAAGTTCCAGGAAAATCAACAGGAAAACATACTGAAGCATTGGTAGAAAGTGTAGATATTTATCCAACTCTCTGCGATTTGGCAAACATACCTGTACCAAATTATATTATGGGAAAAAGTTTTAAAGCTACTTTAGATAATCCTGAGAAGTCTTTTAGAGCATATACTTATGCTCGTTTTAAAAAAGCAGATGCTATAGTAACCGATGATTTTACTTATTCTCTGTTTGAAAATGGAGAAGAGATGTTATATAATCGTAAACATGATCCAGCAGAAAATAAGAATATGGTTGCAGATGTTAAATATAAAGAGGTGCTTAAAGAAATGCGAAATGCATTAAAAAGAAAACAAGAAAAGGCAAATAAATACAAATAA